A single genomic interval of Malania oleifera isolate guangnan ecotype guangnan chromosome 13, ASM2987363v1, whole genome shotgun sequence harbors:
- the LOC131145880 gene encoding uncharacterized protein LOC131145880, with the protein MTEQLESRVLGIEQGQEELSNQMKRILDLLLNKGKIVQDQDHEEENDPIHLLGFTPIHGQSSRLPPFTSEKPLHSMPPFILAVMGMPLLVMVGVATRKTTTEYRCDELEERLKAIEGTLASNTTRPSDYCLVPNVVLPPKFKMPDFENFTEIMVRWYVQQNRAQIHTWGDLADAFEAQYRNILEMALDKVSLFEMEKKPTETFREYAHRWRDAATEVDSPVGDREAILMFVGTLKDPYHSHLIGSTPHNFMDIVAVGTRVEADIKAG; encoded by the exons ATGACAGAACAGTTGGAGAGTCGTGTTCTGGGGATCGAGCAGGGGCAAGAAGAGCTGAGCAATCAGATGAAGAGGATATTGGACCTACTATTAAACAAAGGGAAAATAGTCCAAGATCAGGatcatgaagaagaaaatgatcCTATCCACTTGCTTGGCTTTACGCCGATTCATGGGCAGTCTTCCAGATTGCCGCCATTTACCTCAGAGAAACCACTGCATAGCATGCCACCTTTTATCCTGGCAGTGATGGGGATGCCCTTATTGGTAATGGTGGGCGTAGCGACAAGAAAAACTACAACGGAATACCGATGTGATGAGCTAGAAGAGCGGCTAAAGGCCATAGAGGGGACTCTGGCCTCCAATACCACCAGACCCTCAGATTACTGCCTGGTGCCTAATGTAGTCCTTCCTCCAAAAtttaaaatgccagactttgagaA TTTTACTGAGATAATGGTTAGATGGTATGTCCAGCAGAATAGGGCCCAGATCCACACGTGGGGTGACTTAGCCGATGCCTTCGAAGCGCAATATCGCAATATCCTGGAAATGGCTTTAGACAAGGTGTCCCTTTTTGAAATGGAGAAAAAGCCAACAGAGACTTTCAGGGAGTATGCACACCGTTGGAGAGATGCGGCCACTGAAGTGGATTCTCCGGTTGGCGACCGTGAGGCAATATTGATGTTTGTAGGGACATTAAAAGATCCCTACCATTCACACCTAATAGGATCCACCCCCCataacttcatggacattgtggcGGTAGGGACCAGAGTGGAAGCCGACATCAAAGCTGGATAA